The DNA window TCGCAGCCAGCGCCAGCAGCCCGAACGTCAGCGAGATGAACGCCTCGCGGTTGGCGAGCCACGCCAGCGGAAGCGCGTGGCAAGGCGCGAGCGCGAAGATCACCGTCGCGTAGAGCGCGGGGCGCGCCGTGAGGACACGCTGGAAGATCCACCGCGCGGCGAGCACGGTGGCGCCCCACCACAGGAGCGAGTGCAGGTGGAGGGGGAGCGGATCGTCCCCGAGCAGCCGATGATCGGCCCAGATCAGCGCACTCGACAGCGGCCGGAAGAAGCGGATCTTGAGCTGCGGATCCGACCACCAGGGCAGCATCCCCCGCTCCAGCAGCGTCGCCCGCTCCCCTTCACCGATGAACGTGTAAAGATCGAGTGGGCTTCGCGATACCGGGAACGTCCCGCGCAGGATCGACGCATGCAGGTAGTCGTCGAGGAAGAAGCGAGCGCGGACGGCAGGGAGGTAAATGATCAAACCTGCCATCAAGACCAGCGCTGGAGCGAGCCAGGAACGCCACTTGTGCGCCACGGGTGGATCGGTCTCGCTGCACTGCGTCGGGTTCACCGTCGCGGCGTCATGATCAGAGGCAGGAGTCATCGACGAGGAGCCGCGGGAGGTGGTTGTCGCACCGTCTACGTTCGCCTATCCTCACCATAGTTGCAGAAAGCACGCTAGGTCGAACCGTGAACCTATCCCGCTCCTTCGCTCCGCTTGCACTCGCCTCCCTCACTTTCCTGATCGCGTGTGCGACGGGTAATGAGGACCTGTTCTCCAACATCGGTGGGGAAGGAGGGCAGGGCGACGGCGGCGACGGCGGCTTTGGAGTTCCTGGCCAGGGAGGTTCAGGTGGCCTGGGCGGTGCTGGCGGGGCGACCTCGACCGGGACGGGCCAGACGTGTGCGCCCTCCTGCACCCAGGACTCCGACTGCGCGAACACCTGCGCTGCGGTACCGAACACGCAATCGAACTGCTGCGATACCGTGTCGGGGACCTGCTACGTCTACGACGCCTCGCTCTGCCCGGTCCCGGATCCGGGCACGGGCGGCACGCCTACCCCGTACTGACGCCTCGTCTCCTGCAGGTTCGCGCCGACGGCCCGCACCAGGCCAGCGCGACACCACATCTCTCCTTTTCTCCTACGCTCCTCGGACCCCTCGTGCGCTGCCCGCGTGCGCTTGCCCACGTCCGCCTCGTCCGGTACCACGAACGGACCATGCCCAGGGGAGGGGAGAGATGGACAATCCAGGACACGTGCAGATGTTCGGAGCCTCGACGGAGGAGCTTCGAGCAGAGATCGTCGCCCTGCGGGAACGCGTCGCGGAGCTGGAGGGCCGTGGCGGTGACACCTACCGACCGATCGATCTGAGTGCGATGCTGCTGGCGGAGCCAGCCACGTTTCGCGCAACGCCGGAGGGCCTCGTCACCGAGTGGTCGTGTGGCGCGGAGCGCCTCCTCGGGTGGACCCAGCAAGACATCGTGGGGCACAGCTTCCTCGATGTCCTCTCACCGCCCGAGGTCCCCGACGAGCATCGTCGCGTGGGCCTGGACGCGATCAACCACGGCCACCTGCAAGCGTCACGGGCCCTCACGACCGTCAAAGGGAGCGTGCCCGTCCCCTGCCGGTGGACCTACACGGTGATGCGTGACGCCAGCGGCACCGCGACGGAGATCTTCTCCGAGCTGGAACGTGAGCACACCGAGCTTCGGCCCGAGGAGACGCTTGCGCACAGCCGACACGTCCTCCTCTCGGTCGTGAACCATGCCCCCGGCGCGATCTACGTGAAGGACATGCAGAGCCGCTACGTGATGATGAACCGCAGCGCCCTCCGCATGCTCGGCAAGACGCTGGAAGAGGTGCTGGGCCGGACCGACGAGGACTTCTTCGCGTCTCACGTCGCGGCTCACGCGCGGGTCCAGGATCAGCGCGCCCTCGACGAGCGTCGCGCCGTGGAGTTCGAGTACAGCGTGTCCCTGCCAGAGGGCACGCGCCACATCTTCGTCACCAAGTTTCCCCTGTTCGACACCCGGGGAGAGCCGATCGGTGTGTGCGGGATCGGGACCGACATCACCGATCGCAAGCAGGCGGAGGCCGAGCGCCTCCAGATGCAGCAGCGGATGATCGACGCCCAGCGCGCGGCGCTGCGCGAGATGGCGATGCCGCTCGTCCCCATCGCGAACGGCGTGCTCGCCATGCCCCTCGTCGGAGCGATCGACAGCCTCCGCGCGGCGGAGATCATGGAGACGCTGCTGCGGGGCATCGAGCGATACCGCGCGCACTCGGTCATCCTCGACATCACCGGCGTGCGCATGCTCGACACGCAGGTAGCGACTGCCCTGGTGAGCGCGGCGCGCGCAGCGCAGCTCCTCGGCGCCGAGGTCTTGCTGACCGGGATCAGTCCCTCGGTAGCCCAGACCCTCGTGGGGATGGGTATCGAGCTGAGCGACATGATCACCCTGGCCACACTCCAGCACGGCATCGCTTACGCCTTGCGCAACCAGCGCCTGGCGGCCGCGGCGAGCCCTCGCCGGCTAGGAAGTGCGCCCGACCGGGCGCCCCTGGAGAGCTCCCGACCCCCTGTCTGAGCGCTCCGCGCCGCTTCCAGCGGAGCGCTCCGCGCCGCTTCCGGGGGGATGCCTTCCCCCTGGTCGCGCCAGCCCGCCGGCGTGGAATGCCTTTCGATACACGCTCGTTCGCGCGACCATGCCGCGCGATGCAGATCGATCGTGCCACCCTGGAGCGGATCCAGGAGCTCGCACCGCGCCTCGCTGCGCGCGCGGGGACCCGGGTCCTGGAGGGGATCGCCTGGCCTCGCGAGGTGGAGGAGCGCTTCTTCGCGTCGGGCGAGTCCAGCCTGCCCGAGGTCTCGTATGCGCCGGATCGCGATGCCTTGCGGAAGCGCATCGCCGAGCTGGAGGAGCTGCTTCGTGGGATCGACGGCGACTCTCCAGCGCTCGAGTGGCTACGCGACTGCGTGCGTGGCCAGATCGAGGGCGCGGCCTTGCTGGAGGCCGCTGGAACGCGTGCCTTCTACGAGAGATCGTGCGCCCTCTACGGCAGCGCCCGGACCTCCTTCTTCGGCGGCGCCATGCGCAACGTCGACCTCGCCCAGCACCTCTCGGCGCGCCTGAGCATCCACGGCTGGGACGAGGCCTCCGATCCGCCGGTCGAGCCGCTCGATGCAAACGCGCTCCGTGAGCTCCTCACGGCACGCATCGAAGCACGCAGTCCCCGCATGGACGTCCAGGTCACCCTCGACGCGCGCATCACCGCGAAGGTGGTGGCGGGCATGACCCGCGTCCGCATTCGACCCGACGCCGTCTTTGCGCGCTGGGAGGCCGAGGGGCTCTGGTACCACGAGGTGGAAACGCACGCGCTCACCGCGCACAACGGCGCCGCGCAGCCCCTGCTCACCTTCCTGAGATCCGGTGGACCCAGGAGCACACGCACGCAGGAGGGGCTCGCCCTCTTCGCCGAGCTGTACCACCGCAAGCTCTCCATCGCGCGCCTCACCCGCCTCGCGACACGGGTCCGCCTGGTGGACATGGCCGAGCAAGGCGCGAGCTTTCTCGACCTCTACCGCTACCTACGCGAGCAGGGCGCCGAGCGGCGCGACGCCTACTTCGATGCGCAGCGAATCTGCCGTGGCGGCCTCGTCGAAGGGGGCGCCCCGTTCACCAAGGACGCCTGCTACCTGGCAGGCCTTCTGGAAGTCTACGCCTTCTTCGCCGCCGTCCTTCGTGGCGGCCTGCGTGACGAGGTCGAGATGATCGCCTGCGGCAGGATCTCGCTCGGTGACATCGCCGTCCTGTCTGCCCTGCGCGCGGCGGGGGTGCTCGCGCGCCCGCGCTATCTCCCCGAGTGGCTCTGCGCCTGGGAAACCCTGCTGCCGTACTTCGCGTTCACCTCGTTCATGGACGGCATCGATCTGGGCCCTGTGGAGCAGCACTTCCGCACCCTGCTCGACGTCGCAGATGTTGCTGGCCCCCACGCTGCCCAGAAGAACGAGGAGAGGCCAGCGCGCAAGGTGTCGTCACCTCGACAGAGCGGCGGCTCGCGTCGCTCCTGAGCACGCATGCGCTGGAGGCTGACCTCCCCCGCCGAATGGACTCTCCCGCGGGATGCGGTCAGCCCCGTGACGCCAGCGGTGGTGGCGCCGCCGACCACCGCTGCTTCCGCAGACGCCAGACGCACAGACCCGCGATCCCCGTGGAGACGACACCTCCGAGCGTCGCCGCGTGCGCTGGTGGAACCTGGAGCTGCGCGCCGATCTCGCGAGCGACCATGAACGTGGCGATGGCGATGACGAAGACCCCGAACCCCTGACGCAGCGGCCCGGGCGAAATTTCTCGTCCGAGGCGTGCGCCGAGCAACGAGCCGAGCATCGACGCTCCGGCCATGCCGCCGGCGAGTGACCAGGGGACCGTCACGTCTCTCAGCGCGGCCCCTGCGAGGCCGGCGGTGGCGTTGAGGGTGATGACGAGCAGCGAAGTCCCCACCGCGTCCGGGATCGCGAGCCCGCTGAACAAGACCAGCGCCGGCACCACGAGGAAGCCGCCACCAGCGCCCACCAGCCCCGTCAACACGCCCACACCAAACCCATGGCGCAACACCCCCACCACCCGGGGCGACGCGGCCCCCGCAGCGGCAGCCACCCCGGATGCAGCGCAGGGCGGTGCGGCATCGCCCGGCGAGGCGCCCACAGATGCGGCAGCGTCACGCAACCCCTCCTGCGCCGTGGACGCACCGCGCTCCCGCAGCATGGCCCAGGCGACGACCAGCATCAGGGCGGCGAAGGAGAGGAGTAGCAACGTCTCGGGTACGAACGCGCCCACACGGGCGCCGACGACGGCCCCCACCATCCCGGCCGCCCCGAAGACCGCACCGACGCGCCAGACGACCCTGCCTGCGCGGGCGTGCGCGAGCAGGGCCGTCGCGCTCGTCGCTCCGACCACCACCAGCGAGGTGACGATCGCGTCGCGTGGCGGAAGACCGACCACATAGACGAGGATCGGCATCGTCAACAGCGAACCCCCACCACCGAGCAGCCCGAGCGAGAGCCCCGCAGCGAGAGAGAGCAGCGTGCCGATGACGAGCGGAAGTACAGGCTCCACCGCCATGCTCAGACCTGCGGCTCCGCGGAGATGCGTCCGCAAGCGCGGTTCAGCGGGACCGCACTGTCGATCTTTCGAGGCGCAGGCAGACGAAGCTCACCCATGAACTGGACGAAGGCCGCTCGATCGCGATGAGCCAGCCGTGGGTTACAGCGTCTCTCCTCGCCGATGGTCGTCACCGTGTGGCCCCGGTAGTCGTGGCCCGGGTACACGAGGGTCGCGTCCGGCAAGGGGAAGAGCTTGCACGTGATGGAGTCGTAGAGCTGACCCGCGTCGCCGTTCTGGAAGTCCGTGCGGCCCGTGCCCCGGACGAGCAAGGCGTCGCCGGTGAAGACACGGTCGTCCAGAAGGTAGCTCACGCTGTCGTCCGTGTGACCCGGCGTGGCCATGACCTGGAGCTGCAGCGCGCCCACGTTCACCGCGTCTCCCTCGCGCACGTGGATGCTGGCGCAGGACGCCCCTCCCGCGCCCGCGACGACCCGACACCGCGTCCGCTCTCGGAGGAGCCCGGAGCCCGTCACGTGATCCGCATGCACGTGAGTCTCCAGGGTGTGGACGAGCCGGAGATCGAGTTCGAGCACCAGGCCCAGATCCCGATCGACCTGTTCGAGGACAGGATCGATCAAGGCGGCTTCGCGCGTGATCGGATCGGCGACGAGGTAGGTGTAGGTCGAGGACTCGGGGTCGAAGAGCTGTCGGAAGATCACGGGCAATGGCCTCCTGCGGCGGAGCCCTTGCGAGCAGGATGCCAGGCGACGAACGCCGGCAATCTCGCCGTGGGCGGGCGGCTGGCGAAGCGAAAGCGTTGCACGACCGTTTCACGACGCATCGCCTCACGCCGTCCCGTCCTCCTCCGCCTCCTTGAGCCTGCGCCACAGCGTGACCCGACTGATCCCGAGCAGCTCTGCCGCGTGTGCGCGTCGTCCCCGGGCGAGCGCGAGGGCCCGGCGGATCTCGTCCAGGCTCACCTCGATCGTCTCGCCGGGGGCCACCTCCCTCGGAGGCGCCCTCGACGCGCGCGAGGAACAGCTGTGCGCTTCCACCTCGGAGGCCGGCGTGGTGACGCTCGCGGGCGACAGCGGGAGACGGACGGGGCGGGCCTGCTCGTTGAACTCCGGCGGAAGATCGGCCTCGGTGAGCGTCTCGCGCTCTCCCATCACGTGCGCATACTCCATGGCATTGCGCAGCTCCCGGACGTTCCCTGGCCACGGGTATTCCTCCATCTGACGACGTGCGCGCGGCGCGATGCGCTTCACCTGCCGGCCTCCCTGCGCGTTGAACTCGGCGAGGAACTGCTCGGCCAGCGGCAGGATGTCTCCCGGGCGCTCCCGCAGCGCCGGCAGGAAGATGGGGACGACCCGCAGCCGGTACATGAGGTCTGCCCGGAACCTCCCCTGCTCCACCTCGCGCCTCAGCGCGCGGTGCGTGGCCGAGATGATGCGCACGTCGACCGAGACCGGCTCGCGCCCACCCACCGGGATGATCGTGTGCGTCTCCAGGACGCGCAGCATCTTCGCCTGGAGCTCCGGGGGCATCTCCGCCACCTCGTCGAGGAAGAGCGTCCCCCCCTGCGCGAGCCGGAAGTGTCCCGGGCTGTCGCGCACCGCCCCGGTGAACGCACCACGCACGTGACCGAACAGCTCGCTCTCGAGCAGGGTGGGCGCGAGCGCCGCGCAGTTGATGGCGCGGAAGGGTCCGTGCGCGCGCGGTGAGAGCGCGTGAAGCGCACAGGCGACCCGCTCCTTGCCCGTGCCGCTCTCCCCACGGAGCAGCACCGTGGCCTGCGTCTTCGCCGCCTTCTCGACGATGCGGAACAGCCGGCGCATGCGCGGGTCCTGCGTCCACATCCCGTGGAAGCGCTCCTCGCGTCGATCCTCCGTCGCCGCACACGACGACAGATGGACGGTCCATCCCAGCGCCCGACCTTCCGCCGTCCGCGGCGTCGCTCGCACCCGGAAGGGGCGCAGCGCCTCTCTCTCCCCGCGCGATCGAAGCGACAGCATCCCCTCCCGCTGCGAGCGGAGCAGCGCATGCAGCTCGTCCGCCGCGCCGACGAAGATCTCGTGGAGCCGCTGACCGGCGCCCACCTCGCGCGGGAGCAGACCCCGCGCCTCCGGACCGACGGCGCTCACACGACCTCGCTCATCCAGCAGCAACGTCGGACCCGCCAGCGCCTCCAGCGCTCCGAGCGCATGCTGCAACGCCTGTCCCCCTTCCTCCCCACGCTCTCTGAAGACGCGCTTCATCCTCGTCCCGTAGCGTGTTTCTGCGCC is part of the Chondromyces crocatus genome and encodes:
- a CDS encoding PAS domain-containing protein; translated protein: MDNPGHVQMFGASTEELRAEIVALRERVAELEGRGGDTYRPIDLSAMLLAEPATFRATPEGLVTEWSCGAERLLGWTQQDIVGHSFLDVLSPPEVPDEHRRVGLDAINHGHLQASRALTTVKGSVPVPCRWTYTVMRDASGTATEIFSELEREHTELRPEETLAHSRHVLLSVVNHAPGAIYVKDMQSRYVMMNRSALRMLGKTLEEVLGRTDEDFFASHVAAHARVQDQRALDERRAVEFEYSVSLPEGTRHIFVTKFPLFDTRGEPIGVCGIGTDITDRKQAEAERLQMQQRMIDAQRAALREMAMPLVPIANGVLAMPLVGAIDSLRAAEIMETLLRGIERYRAHSVILDITGVRMLDTQVATALVSAARAAQLLGAEVLLTGISPSVAQTLVGMGIELSDMITLATLQHGIAYALRNQRLAAAASPRRLGSAPDRAPLESSRPPV
- a CDS encoding flavohemoglobin expression-modulating QEGLA motif protein, yielding MQIDRATLERIQELAPRLAARAGTRVLEGIAWPREVEERFFASGESSLPEVSYAPDRDALRKRIAELEELLRGIDGDSPALEWLRDCVRGQIEGAALLEAAGTRAFYERSCALYGSARTSFFGGAMRNVDLAQHLSARLSIHGWDEASDPPVEPLDANALRELLTARIEARSPRMDVQVTLDARITAKVVAGMTRVRIRPDAVFARWEAEGLWYHEVETHALTAHNGAAQPLLTFLRSGGPRSTRTQEGLALFAELYHRKLSIARLTRLATRVRLVDMAEQGASFLDLYRYLREQGAERRDAYFDAQRICRGGLVEGGAPFTKDACYLAGLLEVYAFFAAVLRGGLRDEVEMIACGRISLGDIAVLSALRAAGVLARPRYLPEWLCAWETLLPYFAFTSFMDGIDLGPVEQHFRTLLDVADVAGPHAAQKNEERPARKVSSPRQSGGSRRS
- a CDS encoding sulfite exporter TauE/SafE family protein, translated to MAVEPVLPLVIGTLLSLAAGLSLGLLGGGGSLLTMPILVYVVGLPPRDAIVTSLVVVGATSATALLAHARAGRVVWRVGAVFGAAGMVGAVVGARVGAFVPETLLLLSFAALMLVVAWAMLRERGASTAQEGLRDAAASVGASPGDAAPPCAASGVAAAAGAASPRVVGVLRHGFGVGVLTGLVGAGGGFLVVPALVLFSGLAIPDAVGTSLLVITLNATAGLAGAALRDVTVPWSLAGGMAGASMLGSLLGARLGREISPGPLRQGFGVFVIAIATFMVAREIGAQLQVPPAHAATLGGVVSTGIAGLCVWRLRKQRWSAAPPPLASRG
- a CDS encoding MBL fold metallo-hydrolase, which produces MIFRQLFDPESSTYTYLVADPITREAALIDPVLEQVDRDLGLVLELDLRLVHTLETHVHADHVTGSGLLRERTRCRVVAGAGGASCASIHVREGDAVNVGALQLQVMATPGHTDDSVSYLLDDRVFTGDALLVRGTGRTDFQNGDAGQLYDSITCKLFPLPDATLVYPGHDYRGHTVTTIGEERRCNPRLAHRDRAAFVQFMGELRLPAPRKIDSAVPLNRACGRISAEPQV
- a CDS encoding sigma-54 interaction domain-containing protein produces the protein MKRVFRERGEEGGQALQHALGALEALAGPTLLLDERGRVSAVGPEARGLLPREVGAGQRLHEIFVGAADELHALLRSQREGMLSLRSRGEREALRPFRVRATPRTAEGRALGWTVHLSSCAATEDRREERFHGMWTQDPRMRRLFRIVEKAAKTQATVLLRGESGTGKERVACALHALSPRAHGPFRAINCAALAPTLLESELFGHVRGAFTGAVRDSPGHFRLAQGGTLFLDEVAEMPPELQAKMLRVLETHTIIPVGGREPVSVDVRIISATHRALRREVEQGRFRADLMYRLRVVPIFLPALRERPGDILPLAEQFLAEFNAQGGRQVKRIAPRARRQMEEYPWPGNVRELRNAMEYAHVMGERETLTEADLPPEFNEQARPVRLPLSPASVTTPASEVEAHSCSSRASRAPPREVAPGETIEVSLDEIRRALALARGRRAHAAELLGISRVTLWRRLKEAEEDGTA